Within Peromyscus leucopus breed LL Stock chromosome 7, UCI_PerLeu_2.1, whole genome shotgun sequence, the genomic segment GGGTGCCTCACTtctccaacacccccccccacttctgTGGCACCCCGTCCACATCTGAAAAGCCCCTCTCTGAGAACAAGGTTAACTTATTTGCTTATACCTAAGTCTttagaaacaacaaaacacagaaacttaACTTGAGAACACTTTCAACTGAGAGTCCTGAGCTAAATCTATTTCTTAGAGAGCAAACTGGGAAGAGAAGGTTCCCTGGGACGCCATGTGTCAAGTCCAGCTTTCCCCCAGGCGAAGATggctttgaaacacacacacacacacacacacacacacacacacacacacacacacacccttcctaaGCAGAAACAAAGACCAGACACCTAAAATATGAATGGTCTGCTTTTCTTGGCtagcaagccacagccatcctAGGGATGAAGATGTTAGACATTGAGGTAACCCAAGAACAGAGGAAAGCTCTGTTGcagcacttaaaaagaaaaaaaaagaaaagaaaaaaattttccccAAAAAGATCAAACCCAACAACCTAACCCCACATACACAGTATTCAAGAACACAAATACACTAGAATTATGAATTTTAAATCCTATCTTTCCAACAtcttatacttttcttttttacttagtAGTTATTTTTGGGTTTCCTTGGCTCAATCCACAAAATGCACCCCACCATAATGCTTCCAGTGCCCTCGAGGTCGCAGGAGCGCTGGCCTGTGCATTCCATACCCTCAAGAGAAAAGGGAACATGAGCTCCGTGGAGGGGCAAAGAGGGCTGCTGGAGAAGGTATGAAAGACTTGAGGTAGATAGAAATTATCACTTCACAGGCTCAATCCCTGCACAAAGAGAATTACAttcatctgtaaaaaaaaaaaaaaaaaaaaaaaccaaaaaagctgAGGTAGGACTTATGCAATGTTGTACTCTtgtcctcttttaaaaataaaaaagggaggaaaaagaaaaagaaatatccctgagatgatttcttctttgaaattcagaAACGAGagacgcacacatgcacaccctaaACACAGAAACCCAGAAGATTCTATTAGAAGATGAGGATTCGATTGTTGCCGAAGTCCACCACGACGATCAGTCCATCTGGGGTGACCGCGATACCCGAGGGGCGGTCCATCTGCCCAAAACCACTGCCCTGAGCACCAAACTTGCACAGGAAGCTGCCGTTGGCCTCAAACATCTGCACCCGGTGATTTCTGGAATCGGCCACAATGATTCGCCCTTCTTGGTCCACGGCGACACCCTGCGGTCGGAGAAACTGTCCATTGTTGCTGCCCTCTGAGCCCAAGAAGCGTGCTGACTGACAATCAGGGTGAATGACCAGAAGCCGGTGGTTGTTGAAATCGGTGACTACCAGGTGACCCTCGTGGTTAAAAGCCACACCCCGTGGAGAGTCAAAATGCTTCCAGAGAGACCCCTCAAAGCCATACTTATTCAGGAAGACCCCATCAGGCCCGAACAGCTGTATGCGGTGGTTTCGGGTGTCTGAAACCAGGATCTTGCCCTCAGAATTCACTGCTACATCCCAAGGGTAGTTAAACTGCCCATTCTTGGTTCCTTTCTCACCAAACTTGAGGAGGAACTGGCCCTCAAAGGTGAAGATCTGAATGCGATGATTGTCTTTGTCGGCCACTACGATCCTGCGGGAGGCATCGCAGGCCACCCCAGCTGGTCGGTCAAACTGCCCAGGCCGGGAACCTAGGGTACCAAATTTGTGGTGGAAGGAGCCGCAGGGCTTGAACACCTGGATGCGGTTATTGCTGCGGTCAGCCACGATGATGTAGCCCTCCTTATCCACACTCACGCCCCAGGGCCTGCAGAGCTTGCCTTCACTGTCCCCTTCGCTGCCGAAGCTCAGCCCGGGGAGCCCGATGCCCACGTAGCTGCGGCCTGATTTGACCACTACCTTGAAGGGGCTGTTCTCGATGTGCTGGTTGCACAGTGTCACCGACACCAGGTGCTCACCCTCGAGCTGGGGCCTGTAGCTCACCACGTAAGTCCCATTCTGCTGATCACTCACTTCTGCACCAAACAGGTTGCCATCGGGGCCCAGGACCACAGCTGACATCAGGTCGCCTCCGGAGAGGCGAGGCTCACCATCATGATCATAGCCCATCACGGTGAAGGAGGCCACTTTGCCCTGGAGGGCTCGCTTAATGCCATCTCCTGTGGCCTTTGTGAGCGGGGCAAACGCTCCGCTGCTGACAAAGCCGAAAGACTTGAGGGCCAGGTACAAGGCCTGGTCAGGGGGCGTGAACATAACTCGGTCATCTTCCTGCGGCTGCAGGAGGCTCCggatggccttgagctcttgCACTTGGGCCAGCATCCGGTCTCGGGCCAGCAGGATGTCCAGGGCCCGGCCCTCCTCCAGGACCTGCTGGACGGCACTGACGGTGCTGTCTAGCTTGTTGAGGTTCTGACGAAGCTTCTCTACCTGCAGGTACAGAGACTTAGCCTTCACCTGCCGTATCTTCTCCACCTGGAGACGGGAGAAGAAACAGGGCAGACTCAGAACCAAGCACAGACAGAGTGTGGGCACAAAAGGCTAAAAACGATGTGGAAACAGATCTGAAATTTTATCTGACCAACAAAACAGAactatttcctcctttctctttccttttgcatGCAATTCTCAACAGTTCCCTAGTTCTAAGCTAGgtgcccaccaccaccagaaGTAACTCATTTCACAGGTTTGCCTGGCCACTGAGACTTTTCAGTGCTCTCCAAGCTGAAAGCTATGAAAGGCCAATGCCAACTTTTCTGAGGtctagatttaaagaaaaataaatgttgttgttttaatgatgtgtatctgtgcatgtgagtgcaggtgcccacagaggccagaggtgctgCATTCCCTGGGAGTCGCTGGTGGTGGATTCACTTTGgtctcctccccccctcccgagacaggctttgcgcctttcctggatctcactctgtagccag encodes:
- the Trim71 gene encoding E3 ubiquitin-protein ligase TRIM71, with product MASFPETDFQICLLCKEMCGSPAPLSSSSSASSSSSQTSTSSAGGGGPGAAARRLHVLPCLHAFCRPCLEAHRLPAPGGAGPTEALKLRCPVCDQKVVLAEAAGMDALPSSAFLLSNLLDAVVATADEPPPKNGRAGGGPGGAGGHSNHRHHAHHPPQRAAAPAPQPPPGPAASPAALLLRRQHGCSSCDEGNAASSRCLDCQEHLCDNCVRAHQRVRLTKDHYIERGPPGPAAASAAQQLGLGPPFAGAPFSILSMYPDRLGFCQHHDEEVLHLYCDTCSVPICRECTLGRHGGHSFAYLQDALQDSRALTIQLLADAQQGRQAIQLSIEQAQTVAEQVEMKAKVVQSEVKAVTARHKKALEERECELLWKVEKIRQVKAKSLYLQVEKLRQNLNKLDSTVSAVQQVLEEGRALDILLARDRMLAQVQELKAIRSLLQPQEDDRVMFTPPDQALYLALKSFGFVSSGAFAPLTKATGDGIKRALQGKVASFTVMGYDHDGEPRLSGGDLMSAVVLGPDGNLFGAEVSDQQNGTYVVSYRPQLEGEHLVSVTLCNQHIENSPFKVVVKSGRSYVGIGLPGLSFGSEGDSEGKLCRPWGVSVDKEGYIIVADRSNNRIQVFKPCGSFHHKFGTLGSRPGQFDRPAGVACDASRRIVVADKDNHRIQIFTFEGQFLLKFGEKGTKNGQFNYPWDVAVNSEGKILVSDTRNHRIQLFGPDGVFLNKYGFEGSLWKHFDSPRGVAFNHEGHLVVTDFNNHRLLVIHPDCQSARFLGSEGSNNGQFLRPQGVAVDQEGRIIVADSRNHRVQMFEANGSFLCKFGAQGSGFGQMDRPSGIAVTPDGLIVVVDFGNNRILIF